CGGGCGACTACGTGGCCTCCGCCCTCCAGCGCGACGCCGCGGGGAACGTGAGCGCGGGCAGCAACCCCGTCGCCGTCACCGTGGAGGCCGTCGGCGTCGCGACATCGCCGCCGCAGAACCCGGCCAGTCCGGCCCCGAAGCCGGCGCCGGCCCCTGCCGTGCCGCCCGCGAACCCGGCCCCGCCCTCCGCGCCGGTCGCGCCGACGCACCCGGACATCAAAGGCTGGACCTCCACCCCGTTCACGACCGCCTCGGCGCCGGTCATCACCGCGGCGTCCGTGCCCGGCTGGCTGCGCTCGGTCGGGCTGGCGGTCGCCGCGCTGCTGCTGCTCGTCCTCCCTGCGCGGCTGCTCGTCGTATCGCTGGCGCGTCCGCGAGAGCAGCGAGCGGCACGCGCCCGCTTCTTCGGCCGCAACCGTGCCGCCGCCGAACTCGGCGAGGCGGACGCGCTGCTCGGCGGCCGCGCGGCACTCTCCGGTGGGGCGCACGTCGCTTCGGACGGCGCGGCCGCGGGCACGCAGCCGGTCTGGCTCGCGCCGCTCGTGGGCCTCTCCGCGGCGGCGCTCGTGACGCTGTCCACCTCCGTCACCGACGCCTCCGCGTACGTCCGCCTCCTCGTCGCCGTCTCGCTCGCGATCGCCGGGGTCAACGCGATCTGGGTCCTCTCGGCGCGCGGGATGACTCGGCATCTCGGGGTGGCGATGGCGCGGACGGTCGTCCGGCCCGGCCTCCTGGTGATCGTCGCTGCTGCCGCGATCGGCTCACGGCTGCTCGGCCTGGAGCCCGCCCTCCTGTTCGGCCTGGTGCTCGGGGCGGTGCTGCCCGAGGGGCTGGGGCGCGTCGAACGCGGCCGGACCGCCGCCGTCCAGCTCTCGGCGGTCGCCGCCCTCGGTGTGCTGGCGTGGTTGATGGTCGGCGTCCTCCCGACGCCGTCCGGCGCGCCGTCGGCGTTCCTGGTGGAGCTGGTGAACTCCGTCGCCCTCGTCGCGATCGGCTCGACCGCCATCGCGCTGCTGCCGTTCGGCCGGCTCACCGGGCGCGCGGTCCTGCAATGGTCGCGGCCGCTCTGGCTGGCGATGGCGCTCGTCGTCTACACGGTGCTGTTCGCCCTGCTGCTGCCCGTGGCGTCCCTGGCCCAGACCGGGGCCGGTGCCGTCGCCGTCGTGATCGCCGCGGTCGTGTTCGCCGCGGTGGCGCTGTCGGTGTGGCTGTGGGAGCGGTACGTGGAGCCCGCGCGCTGACGCCGCCTCGCCCGTGTCCGCCCGCTCAGAGCGCGGCGACGTAGAACCAGTCGCCGCCCTCCCGGACGAACCGGGACACCTCGTGCACGCTGCCGCGCTCAGCGCCCTTGTAGTACGCGGTGAACGCCACGACGCCGTCCGCGTCGAACGGGCCTCCCCGCTCGGTGGACTCGACGTCCAGCCGGTACCAGCGCAGACCGTCGTCCAGGTCGAGGGCCTCCGGGCGGGTGGACGCGTGCCAGCTGCGCAGCAGGTAGGCGGCGTCCCCGAGCGCGAACGCGCTGAACCGCGACCGCATCAACCGCTCGGCGGTCGGGGCCGGGGCTCCGGCGTGCAGCGGACCGCAGCAGTTCCCGTAGGTCTCGCCGCTCCCGCAGGGGCATCGTGTGTCGGTCACCCGGCGAGCCTAGCCGACGCTCCGCGGGCATAAAGGACCCGGCTGGAGCCGTACGTCGGGGGATCTCGGGCTCCAGCCGGGTCGGAGGACACCTCACCAGAAAGGGTGTCGGCACCTAGTCTGCACGGCCCGGGTGGGTGCACCCTTGGGGCGGCCTGAGGGACCTCTCAGCGCGGTTCCCGTGCCGCCTCTCCGGCGGCGATCACGCAGAAACGGTTGCCGTCCGGATCGGCGAGCACCACGTAGTCGGCGCCTTGCTCGTAATCCCATGCCACGTCGGAGGCCCCGAGCGCGCGCAGCCGCGCCGCCTCGGCCTCCTGGTCGTCGGCGTACAGGTCGAGGTGGTGCCGCGGCGACGGGTTCGCCTCGCTGCCGACGAGCTTGAGCGCGAGCTGCGGCCCGGCCCCGGCGACGGGGACGAGGATCGCCCAATCGACGTCCGGCTCCCGCAGCGGCCGGTAGCCGAGCGCCGCCGACCAGAACCCGACGGCGCGCGGAAGGTCGCGCACACCCCACACGATGGAACCGATCCGGATCATGACCCCAGCCTCCGCCGGTGTCGGGCGGACGACAAGAGGCACGCGCGCCCGGACACCGTATATTGTTGGACGCATGGAAGGCGTGCTCATCGGACTCATCTTGGCGGTCATCATCGTCGGCGGCGTACTCGCGTTAGGCGCCATCGTCCAGATGGTGAAGTCGCCCTACCGCGACCGCTGACGTCGAGCCGCTTCCGCGGACGGATCGCCCCTATAGCCCAATTGGCAGAGGCAGGCGACTTAAAATCGCCCGAGTGTGGGTTCGAGTCCCACTGGGGGCACCACGCTACTTCCGCGCTATGACTGGGATCGCGGGGGTTTCAGAGGCCCCAGAATCGCCGATCGCCCACAAATCGCCCACACTTGAAACACGCACGGCCTCATCCAAAGCGGCCGAAACGGCGTCCAGGTCGTCATCGAACAGGTGGCCGTAGACGTCGAGCGTCATTGCCGCGGAGGCGTGGCCGAGCATGCGCTGCACCGCTTTCACGTTGGCGCCGGCCGCGATCGCGAGCGACGCGGCCGTGTGGCGCAGGTCGTGGATCGTGAGCTCGGCAGGCACCCCCGAGCGCCGCTTGGCGTAGACGAACCATCCATCGCGCCATGAGGGCGTCGTGATGTGGTTGTGGCCGTCGCCGAACACGAGCTGCTCGCGAGTCTTGCCCTCGCACTGCCTGGCGAGCGACTCGGCCAGGAACCGCGGGAAGGGCACCGACCGGACTCGATGGGACTTCGGCGAACCGACGATCACCTCTGTCCCGACCTTCACGGCGTTCTCGTCGACCTGCAGGCGCCCGCGGAGCATGTCGAGATGCTTCACTCGCAGCCCGGACGCCTCACCCCAGCGAATTCCCGTGTAGGCCAAGACGCGCACGAGCGTCGCGTACTGGCCGGCCTCGCGGGCGAGCGCGTCGACCTGCTCGTGCGTCAGGTAGACGTGCGCCTTCTTCCGCTTGCGGGGCAGGTCGACGTCGCGCGCCACGTTCCGCGTCACCCGACGATCCTTCACAGCGACGTCGAGGATGCCGGCGAGGATGCCGTATGCGCGCAGCGTGACCGTCGCTGAGCGCCTTGCAGCGAGCTCAGCGACCCACGCCTGCACCTCGGAGTGCTCGACCGCGTGAAGAGCCACTGAGCCCCAGCGGGGCTCGACGTGAAGCCTCCAGGTGATCTCCAGGGCATAGTACGCGGACGGCTTCAGAGCACGCTCCTTGCCAGCCAGCCACGCGCCGGCACGCTCCCCGATCGTCACCTTCGACAGCGACGTATCGATGTAGTCACCCCGCGCCATGCTGACCTCTTTGTCAGCCAGGAACAGATCCGCGGACCGCTTCGTCGCGAAGCCCTTCCGCTCACGCTGCGCATGCTCAGGAGTCCGCCACCGAACCCGATACCTGCGCCCCGCGGTCGTCTCGTACGAGGTGACGCTACCCATCGGTCTTGTGCTCTTCTCGGAATTGGCGGTAGGTCCGACGATCATTCGGCATTTGCATCCAAAAGTCGACGCTTCTCTCGTCATTTTCGTGACGAGCCCAAGGGTCGAGCCTCAAGTGATCGAGCACCACGAGATGCAAGTCCGGGTCGAGCTCGAGTTCATCGCGCAGTCGATCGGCCACCTCGGCAAGCGAGCCAGTTGCGCCCTCCAACTCGTCCCTGACCCTTAGGAAAGTGCCGTACGCGTCCTCAACCTGCTGCGCCCGAAGCAAGACTTCTGTGCGCCAAGCGCCTCCCAGTAGCTCCTCGACCGATTTGTTCACGATCGTGGCGAGCGCTTGCGCTTCGCCCACGGTCACGCGGCGCTCGTTGCGTTCGATCTTTCCGATCGCGGACGGGTGCATCGAGTACCCCAGGCGGTCGAGGGCATCCGCCACGTACTCCCGGCTGAGACCTGCCCCAGACCGGGCCCTCGCGAAGTTATAGCCGAAGTCATCGTCTGTCGTCACGAAACCGAAGATACAGCAAAATGACCGAAACGCGCTCAGTGCTTGCACTGAAATCGGGCGATGC
This genomic stretch from Leifsonia sp. EB41 harbors:
- a CDS encoding Ig-like domain-containing protein — encoded protein: MSPPVRPRGATGLVLFVLSGFAVAALAFAVGQFVGLAPPASAQTTGSATSSATASRTFPIRTAPADITGPSLADATAPADNTAPADTPTPTPTPGAPTLDPLPSGLVTTFSLTVSGTADPGDVIDVSGGSSASAAGSCTVTTAADGTFRCALQRLPDGPGVPVRAVSRSSGLAASGRVDVLSPPTIASAPGGVTGGGISGTAYPGASVTVTAETGASCTFPADSAGKWGCVLPGLGDGRHTVTATQVAPFSSTRSARSPAMSVVVDTVAPAAPTIDSPAPGTTVAAGGALGFGGAGESGATVSVYASTSRGTTVACTATVAGGAWSCAATLPAGDYVASALQRDAAGNVSAGSNPVAVTVEAVGVATSPPQNPASPAPKPAPAPAVPPANPAPPSAPVAPTHPDIKGWTSTPFTTASAPVITAASVPGWLRSVGLAVAALLLLVLPARLLVVSLARPREQRAARARFFGRNRAAAELGEADALLGGRAALSGGAHVASDGAAAGTQPVWLAPLVGLSAAALVTLSTSVTDASAYVRLLVAVSLAIAGVNAIWVLSARGMTRHLGVAMARTVVRPGLLVIVAAAAIGSRLLGLEPALLFGLVLGAVLPEGLGRVERGRTAAVQLSAVAALGVLAWLMVGVLPTPSGAPSAFLVELVNSVALVAIGSTAIALLPFGRLTGRAVLQWSRPLWLAMALVVYTVLFALLLPVASLAQTGAGAVAVVIAAVVFAAVALSVWLWERYVEPAR
- a CDS encoding YchJ family protein codes for the protein MTDTRCPCGSGETYGNCCGPLHAGAPAPTAERLMRSRFSAFALGDAAYLLRSWHASTRPEALDLDDGLRWYRLDVESTERGGPFDADGVVAFTAYYKGAERGSVHEVSRFVREGGDWFYVAAL
- a CDS encoding VOC family protein yields the protein MIRIGSIVWGVRDLPRAVGFWSAALGYRPLREPDVDWAILVPVAGAGPQLALKLVGSEANPSPRHHLDLYADDQEAEAARLRALGASDVAWDYEQGADYVVLADPDGNRFCVIAAGEAAREPR
- a CDS encoding tyrosine-type recombinase/integrase is translated as MGSVTSYETTAGRRYRVRWRTPEHAQRERKGFATKRSADLFLADKEVSMARGDYIDTSLSKVTIGERAGAWLAGKERALKPSAYYALEITWRLHVEPRWGSVALHAVEHSEVQAWVAELAARRSATVTLRAYGILAGILDVAVKDRRVTRNVARDVDLPRKRKKAHVYLTHEQVDALAREAGQYATLVRVLAYTGIRWGEASGLRVKHLDMLRGRLQVDENAVKVGTEVIVGSPKSHRVRSVPFPRFLAESLARQCEGKTREQLVFGDGHNHITTPSWRDGWFVYAKRRSGVPAELTIHDLRHTAASLAIAAGANVKAVQRMLGHASAAMTLDVYGHLFDDDLDAVSAALDEAVRVSSVGDLWAIGDSGASETPAIPVIARK
- a CDS encoding helix-turn-helix domain-containing protein is translated as MTTDDDFGYNFARARSGAGLSREYVADALDRLGYSMHPSAIGKIERNERRVTVGEAQALATIVNKSVEELLGGAWRTEVLLRAQQVEDAYGTFLRVRDELEGATGSLAEVADRLRDELELDPDLHLVVLDHLRLDPWARHENDERSVDFWMQMPNDRRTYRQFREEHKTDG